A window of the Budorcas taxicolor isolate Tak-1 chromosome 10, Takin1.1, whole genome shotgun sequence genome harbors these coding sequences:
- the IVD gene encoding isovaleryl-CoA dehydrogenase, mitochondrial produces the protein MATAAWLLGRCVASWRIRPPLQSLAGLITQRTNSLLPVDDAINGLNEEQKQLRQTVAKFLQEHLAPQAQEIDQSNEFKNLREFWKQLGNLGVLGITAPVQYGGSGLGFLEHVLVMEEISRVSGAVGLSYGAHSNLCINQIVRNGNETQKEKYLPKLISGEYIGALAMSEPNAGSDVVSMKLKAEKKGDHYVLNGNKFWITNGPDADVLVVYAKTDVTVVPASRGITAFIVEKGMPGFSTSKKLDKLGMRGSNTCELVFEDCKVPAANILGHLGKGVYVLMSGLDLERLVLAGGPLGIMQAVLDHTIPYLHMREAFGQKIGHFQLMQGKMADMYTRLMACRQYVYNVAKACDEGHCTAKDCAGVILYSAECATQVALDGIQCLGGNGYINDFPMGRFLRDAKLYEIGAGTSEVRRLVIGRAFNADFR, from the exons ATGGCGACTGCAGCTTGGTTACTGGGTCGGTGTGTGGCGAGCTGGAGGATACGACCGCCGCTGCAGTCGCTTGCTGGACTGATTACCCAGCGGACCAATTCGCTGTTGCCCGTAGACGATGCAATCAATGGGCTGAACGAGGAGCAGAAGCAG CTTCGTCAGACAGTGGCTAAGTTCCTTCAGGAGCATCTAGCCCCCCAGGCCCAGGAGATCGACCAAAGTAATGAGTTCAAGAACCTGCGA GAGTTTTGGAAGCAGCTGGGGAACCTGGGAGTCTTGGGCATCACAGCTCCTG ttcagTATGGTGGTTCTGGCCTGGGCTTCCTGGAACACGTGCTGGTGATGGAGGAGATATCCCGAGTGTCTGGAGCAGTGGGGCTCAGCTATGGAGCCCACTCCAACCTTTGTATCAACCAAATTGTGCGGAATGGAAACGAGACCCAGAAGGAGAAGTACCTCCCCAAG CTGATAAGTGGTGAATACATCGGAGCCCTGGCCATGAGTGAGCCCAATGCTGGCTCTGATGTTGTCTCCATGAAgctgaaagcagaaaagaaag GAGATCACTATGTCCTGAATGGCAACAAGTTCTGGATCACCAACGGTCCTGATGCAGATGTCCTAGTTGTCTATGCCAAGACTGATGTGACTGTTGTGCCAGCTTCTCGGGGCATCACAGCCTTCATTGTGGAGAAG GGGATGCCGGGCTTCAGCACCTCCAAGAAGCTGGACAAGCTAGGGATGAGGGGCTCCAACACCTGTGAGCTGGTCTTCGAAGACTGCAAGGTTCCTG CTGCCAACATCCTGGGCCACCTAGGTAAGGGCGTCTATGTGCTGATGAGTGGGCTGGACCTGGAGCGGCTGGTGCTGGCCGGTGGGCCCCTTGG GATCATGCAGGCTGTCCTTGACCACACTATTCCCTACCTGCACATGAGGGAGGCCTTTGGCCAGAAGATAGGCCACTTCCAG CTGATGCAGGGGAAGATGGCAGATATGTACACCCGTCTCATGGCCTGCCGTCAGTACGTCTACAATGTTGCCAAGGCCTGTGATGAGGGCCACTGCACTGCCAAG GACTGTGCAGGGGTGATTCTTTACTCGGCCGAGTGTGCCACACAGGTAGCCCTGGACGGCATCCAGTGTTTGG GTGGCAATGGCTACATCAATGACTTTCCCATGGGCCGCTTTCTGAGAGATGCCAAGCTGTATGAGATCGGGGCTGGGACCAGTGAAGTGAGGCGGCTCGTCATTGGCAGAGCTTTCAATGCAGACTTCCGCTAA